One Capsicum annuum cultivar UCD-10X-F1 chromosome 2, UCD10Xv1.1, whole genome shotgun sequence genomic window carries:
- the LOC107859864 gene encoding protein EARLY-RESPONSIVE TO DEHYDRATION 7, chloroplastic produces MKTTSSTCVSMFLRIPPNQKKNLKNPLLLRFPPSTYFLSFSMASQNPNAHKAPLYPKVINNNPNLQSTSSSRTNLYPTIDEKDLADEVLIPDDYKIIHSAPCTLPESREETLLVIPGVLIHLIDKEYSVELASGDFTLFRLLQDKNTVAVIARVEDDIQWPLTKDLTAVKLDESHYFFSFQGLKEDDSDSSDDDEKEKGKKKKKKKKKDKGPMDDTLNYGLTIASKGQVALLKELDDILKSYSIFSVQKVEEKAALAMGGSVARELSPDDLKSEKKKVLEERCTQYWTTLAPNVEEYSGSAAKLVAQGSGQLIKGILWCGDVSIEQLTRGNVALKQRMVTGMKAEISPETLKRIKRVKRVTKMTEKVAVGVLSGVLQVSGFFTRSVVNSVVGKKFFKMLPGEMVLATLDGFCRICDAVEVAGKNVMSTSSTVTTELVSHKYGEEAAKAASEGLGAAGHAVGTAWTVFKIRQALNPKSSFSKVTQLKSSAKAATVKKAKSSKY; encoded by the exons ATGAAAACAACCTCTTCCACGTGTGTCTCCATGTTCCTTCGTATTCctccaaaccaaaaaaaaaatttaaaaaatccgTTGCTTCTTCGTTTTCCTCCATCAACATATTTTCTGAGCTTTTCAATGGCTTCTCAGAACCCTAATGCCCATAAAGCCCCATTATATCCAAAGGTGATTAACAACAATCCAAATCTCCAATCAACCTCTTCTTCTCGTACCAATCTTTATCCAACCATAGACGAAAAGGACCTCGCCGATGAAGTGCTCATACCTGACGATTACAAAATTATTCATTCTGCTCCATGTACCCTTCCTGAGTCCCGCGAGGAAACACTTCTCGTTATCCCTggagtcctcatccatttgatCGATAAAGAGTACTCTGTTGAGCTAGCTTCCGGAGATTTTACTCTGTTTCGTCTCCTCCAAGATAAGAATACCGTTGCTGTCATTGCTCGGGTGGAAGACGACATCCAATGGCCGTTAACTAAGGACCTGACCGCGGTTAAATTGGATGAATCACATTATTTCTTCTCATTTCAAGGTTTGAAAGAGGATGATTCGGATTCTAGTGATGACGATGAGaaagaaaagggtaaaaaaaagaaaaagaaaaagaaaaaggataaggGGCCGATGGATGATACGTTGAATTATGGTTTGAcaattgcttctaagggtcaggTGGCATTGTTGAAGGAGTTGGATGATATTTTGAAAAGTTACAGCATCTTTTCTGTTCAGAAGGTGGAGGAAAAGGCGGCATTGGCAATGGGAGGATCAGTGGCGAGGGAGTTGTCTCCAGATGACTTGAAATCAGAGAAGAAGAAGGTGTTAGAAGAGAGATGCACTCAATACTGGACCACGTTAGCGCCCAATGTGGAGGAGTATAGTGGATCAGCTGCAAAATTAGTTGCTCAAGGATCAGGGCAGCTGATCAAGGGGATTTTGTGGTGTGGAGATGTGTCAATAGAACAGTTGACGCGCGGAAATGTGGCTTTAAAGCAAAGGATGGTTACAGGGATGAAGGCCGAGATTAGTCCTGAAACATTGAAGAGGATTAAAAG GGTTAAGAGAGTAACAAAAATGACTGAGAAAGTAGCAGTTGGAGTCCTTTCAGGAGTTCTCCAGGTTTCAGGATTCTTCACTCGTTCAGTGGTAAATTCCGTAGTAGGAAAAAAGTTCTTCAAGATGCTGCCAGGAGAGATGGTCCTCGCTACTCTGGATGGATTTT GTAGAATATGTGACGCTGTTGAAGTAGCTGGAAAGAATGTGATGTCGACATCATCCACTGTGACAACTGAACTTGTATCGCATAA GTATGGAGAAGAGGCAGCAAAAGCGGCAAGCGAAGGGCTTGGTGCAGCCGGGCATGCTGTTGGGACTGCCTGGACTGTGTTTAAGATCAGACAAGCTCTCAACCCCAAAAGTTCCTTCAGTAAAGTCACCCAACTTAAGTCAAGTGCTAAAGCTGCTACTGTGAAGAAGGCCAAGAGCTCAAAGTATTGA